One Prevotella intermedia ATCC 25611 = DSM 20706 DNA window includes the following coding sequences:
- the leuS gene encoding leucine--tRNA ligase, with product MEYNFTDIEKKWQKKWVENKTYKVVEDKNKQKFYVLNMFPYPSGAGLHVGHPLGYIASDIYARYKRLKGFNVLNPMGYDAYGLPAEQYAIQTGQHPSITTDKNIARYREQLDKIGFCFDWDREVRTCDPQYYHWTQWAFQRMFESYYDYNEGKAKPISDLVRHFEEEGTLNLNVAQSEEKMFSARDWTSMSEKEQQETLMNYRIAYLGETMVNWCPGLGTVLANDEVVDGVSERGGYPVVQKKMKQWCLRVSAYAQRMLDGLEKVSWSDSMKETQRNWIGRSEGTEVVFKSFTPAGDKEIEHDITIFTTRADTMFGVTFMVLAPESELVPELTTDEQKAEVEEYLAYVKKRTERDRMTDRKVTGVFTGSHGINPFTGEDLPIYISEYVLSGYGTGAIMAVPAHDSRDYAFAKHFGLPIRPLIEGADVSEESFDAKEGIVINSPEKPVEGGFSLNGLTVKEAIKATKKYVTEQGLGKVKVNYRLRDAIFSRQRYWGEPFPVYYKDGMPYMVPADCLPLELPSIDKFEPTETGEPPLGRAKAWAWDEQNKKIVDKELIDNKTVFPLELNTMPGFAGSSAYYLRYMDPHNDEALVGKEANEYWQNVDLYVGGTEHATGHLIYSRFWNKFLYDYGYSCKEEPYEKLVNQGMIQGRSNFVYRINSDDHSKAPVFVSHGLKGEYETTPIHVDVNIVHADVLDVEAFKAWRPEYENAEFILEDGKYICGWAVEKMSKSMFNVVNPDDIVAQYGADTLRLYEMFLGPVEASKPWDTNGIDGCFRFLKKFWKLYQQELNDNEPSKESLKSVHKLIKKVSGDIEQFSYNTAISAFMICVNELGQQKCNNRELLRTLLILIAPFAPHIAEELWESIGENGSVCDAQWPTWDEANLAENEVQLTISFNGKARFQMTFPTNASKEDIEKAAVSDERSLKYTEGKTIVKVIVVPKKIVNIVFK from the coding sequence ATGGAATACAACTTCACAGACATTGAGAAGAAATGGCAGAAGAAATGGGTTGAAAACAAAACCTATAAGGTTGTTGAAGATAAGAACAAGCAAAAGTTCTACGTGCTGAATATGTTCCCATATCCATCGGGAGCAGGGCTACACGTGGGGCACCCACTCGGCTACATAGCCAGCGACATCTATGCACGCTACAAGCGTCTGAAGGGTTTCAACGTGTTAAACCCAATGGGATACGACGCTTACGGATTGCCTGCCGAGCAGTATGCCATTCAAACAGGACAGCACCCGTCCATCACAACCGACAAGAACATTGCACGATACCGCGAACAGTTGGACAAAATAGGCTTTTGTTTCGACTGGGACCGCGAAGTGCGCACCTGCGACCCACAGTACTATCATTGGACGCAGTGGGCTTTTCAGCGTATGTTCGAGTCGTATTACGACTATAACGAGGGCAAGGCAAAACCCATTTCCGACCTCGTTCGCCACTTTGAAGAAGAAGGGACACTCAACCTCAACGTAGCACAGAGCGAAGAAAAAATGTTCTCTGCCCGCGATTGGACGAGCATGAGCGAGAAGGAACAGCAAGAAACGCTGATGAACTACCGTATCGCTTATCTTGGCGAAACAATGGTGAACTGGTGTCCGGGTTTAGGAACGGTGCTTGCAAACGACGAAGTTGTAGACGGTGTCAGCGAGCGTGGCGGCTATCCTGTTGTTCAGAAGAAAATGAAACAATGGTGTTTGCGTGTGTCAGCTTACGCCCAGCGTATGTTAGACGGCTTGGAAAAGGTGAGTTGGTCGGACTCTATGAAAGAGACACAGCGCAACTGGATTGGCCGTTCAGAGGGTACAGAGGTTGTATTTAAAAGCTTTACACCCGCAGGCGATAAGGAAATAGAACACGACATCACCATTTTTACGACACGTGCCGACACAATGTTCGGTGTAACCTTTATGGTGCTTGCACCCGAAAGCGAATTGGTTCCAGAGCTTACGACTGACGAACAGAAGGCGGAGGTAGAAGAATACTTGGCGTACGTGAAGAAACGAACCGAGCGCGACCGTATGACCGACCGCAAAGTTACAGGTGTCTTCACAGGTTCTCATGGCATTAACCCCTTCACGGGCGAGGATTTGCCTATCTATATATCAGAATACGTGCTTTCAGGCTATGGCACAGGTGCAATTATGGCAGTGCCAGCGCACGATAGCCGCGACTATGCGTTTGCCAAACACTTCGGTCTTCCAATCCGTCCGCTTATCGAAGGTGCCGACGTTTCGGAAGAAAGCTTCGACGCAAAAGAAGGTATCGTCATCAATAGTCCCGAGAAACCAGTTGAAGGAGGCTTCTCTTTGAACGGACTTACGGTGAAAGAAGCCATTAAAGCTACCAAGAAGTATGTTACAGAACAAGGTTTGGGTAAAGTGAAAGTGAACTATCGCCTGCGCGATGCTATTTTCTCACGCCAGCGTTATTGGGGCGAACCCTTCCCAGTTTACTATAAAGACGGTATGCCTTATATGGTTCCAGCAGATTGTTTGCCGCTCGAATTGCCTTCAATCGACAAGTTTGAACCTACCGAAACGGGCGAGCCGCCATTGGGACGCGCCAAGGCTTGGGCTTGGGACGAACAGAACAAGAAGATTGTAGACAAGGAATTGATAGACAACAAGACTGTTTTCCCATTGGAACTGAACACAATGCCGGGCTTTGCAGGCAGTTCTGCATACTATCTTCGCTATATGGACCCACACAACGACGAGGCTTTGGTGGGCAAGGAAGCCAACGAATATTGGCAGAATGTAGACCTTTATGTAGGCGGAACAGAGCATGCAACAGGACACTTGATATACAGCCGTTTCTGGAACAAGTTCCTTTACGACTACGGTTACAGCTGCAAGGAAGAGCCATACGAAAAGTTGGTGAACCAAGGAATGATACAAGGACGTTCCAACTTCGTATATCGTATCAATTCAGACGACCATTCCAAAGCTCCCGTATTTGTGAGCCACGGACTGAAAGGCGAATACGAAACAACGCCTATCCACGTAGATGTGAACATTGTCCATGCCGATGTGCTCGACGTTGAGGCTTTCAAGGCGTGGCGACCCGAATACGAAAACGCCGAGTTTATACTTGAAGACGGTAAGTATATCTGTGGTTGGGCGGTAGAAAAGATGTCGAAGTCGATGTTCAACGTTGTCAATCCCGACGACATTGTAGCGCAATATGGTGCCGATACCTTGCGTTTGTACGAAATGTTCCTTGGACCTGTCGAGGCAAGCAAGCCTTGGGACACCAACGGTATCGACGGTTGTTTCCGCTTCCTGAAGAAATTCTGGAAGCTGTATCAGCAGGAATTGAACGACAACGAGCCTTCAAAGGAATCGCTGAAGAGCGTGCATAAGCTCATTAAAAAGGTTTCGGGCGACATAGAACAGTTCTCTTACAACACTGCTATCTCTGCTTTCATGATTTGTGTGAACGAGTTGGGACAGCAAAAATGCAACAATCGCGAACTATTACGCACATTGCTCATACTGATAGCACCGTTTGCGCCACACATTGCCGAAGAACTATGGGAGTCTATCGGCGAGAATGGCAGCGTCTGCGATGCACAATGGCCGACTTGGGACGAAGCCAATCTGGCTGAAAACGAAGTTCAGCTGACCATTTCGTTCAACGGAAAAGCTCGCTTCCAAATGACTTTCCCAACCAATGCCAGCAAGGAAGACATTGAAAAGGCAGCTGTAAGCGACGAAAGAAGTTTGAAATACACAGAAGGAAAGACTATCGTAAAGGTGATAGTTGTACCAAAGAAGATTGTAAATATCGTTTTTAAATAA
- a CDS encoding glycosyltransferase family 9 protein: MKTDHIIIIRFSAMGDVAMTVPVVYSLTHQYPDLRISVLSRPFAKAFFSHMPKNVDFIAADLKNEYKGIKGLNQLYGRLKAKQPTAIADFHDVLRSKYIRTRFTLCGYKTAHIDKHKNGKRKLCRQKDKVMEQQPTSFQNYAEVLSKLGYPIDLSFTSLFANGGNQLSQLPNIIGEKPDGERWIGIAPFAAHNGKMYPKEKMEEVVKVLSTEYSNLRIFFFGGGKEEKQILNTWATKYKGCTCASEVLHGLNEELVLISHLDTMISMDSANMHLASLVGTRVVSIWGATHPYCGFLGWNQKEDDAVQNTELECRPCSVFGNKPCHRGDFECMYSIAPSAIIERLNL, from the coding sequence GTGAAGACCGACCACATCATCATCATACGGTTTTCTGCTATGGGCGACGTTGCTATGACGGTTCCTGTGGTCTATTCCCTTACACATCAATATCCCGACCTTCGCATCAGCGTTCTTTCCCGTCCATTTGCCAAAGCATTCTTCAGCCATATGCCAAAGAATGTGGATTTCATTGCAGCCGACTTGAAAAACGAATACAAGGGCATTAAGGGACTGAACCAACTATACGGCAGGCTGAAGGCAAAACAGCCTACAGCCATTGCCGATTTCCACGATGTGCTACGCTCGAAATACATACGAACACGCTTTACCCTTTGCGGATACAAGACAGCGCACATCGACAAGCACAAGAACGGTAAGCGCAAGCTGTGCCGACAGAAGGATAAAGTAATGGAACAACAGCCCACATCGTTCCAGAACTACGCAGAAGTTTTAAGCAAACTGGGCTATCCCATCGACCTTTCTTTCACTTCTTTATTCGCAAACGGTGGCAATCAGCTGTCGCAGCTCCCTAATATAATAGGTGAAAAGCCCGACGGCGAACGCTGGATAGGCATTGCTCCCTTTGCTGCCCACAACGGCAAGATGTATCCAAAAGAGAAGATGGAAGAGGTGGTAAAGGTGCTTTCCACCGAATACAGCAATCTCCGAATATTCTTTTTTGGCGGTGGAAAGGAAGAAAAACAGATACTCAACACGTGGGCTACGAAGTATAAAGGCTGCACTTGTGCATCGGAAGTGCTGCACGGACTGAACGAAGAACTCGTATTGATAAGCCATCTCGACACAATGATTTCGATGGACAGTGCCAATATGCACCTTGCTTCGCTCGTCGGCACGCGCGTTGTAAGCATCTGGGGAGCTACTCACCCTTACTGTGGCTTCCTCGGCTGGAACCAAAAAGAGGACGATGCCGTGCAAAACACCGAACTGGAATGCCGCCCTTGCTCCGTATTCGGCAACAAACCGTGCCACCGTGGCGACTTCGAATGTATGTACAGCATAGCCCCAAGTGCCATTATTGAGCGGTTAAACTTGTAA
- a CDS encoding DUF4254 domain-containing protein, producing MSFTEHCNEIFNQAIRDYHITDNVDTPINNPYERDSIENRLYLKCWIDTVQWHFEDLIRDPHIVPEDGMSLKRRIDRSNQDRTDLVEQIDSYFRQLYSDVKIQEGATINTESPAWAVDRLSILALKIYHMKEQAERTDASAEHIQKCQNKLNVLLEQQVDLGTAIDQLLDDIQAGRKYMKVYRQMKMYNDPATNPVLYKK from the coding sequence ATGTCATTTACGGAACATTGCAATGAGATTTTTAATCAAGCTATCCGCGATTACCACATCACGGATAATGTAGACACACCTATTAATAATCCATACGAAAGAGATTCTATTGAAAACAGATTGTATTTGAAGTGTTGGATTGACACGGTTCAGTGGCATTTTGAAGACCTTATACGCGACCCGCACATCGTTCCTGAAGACGGAATGAGCTTGAAGCGTCGCATCGACCGTTCCAACCAAGACCGTACAGACCTTGTAGAACAGATTGACTCTTACTTCCGCCAACTCTATTCGGACGTGAAAATACAGGAAGGAGCCACTATCAATACTGAAAGTCCGGCGTGGGCAGTAGACCGCCTGTCTATTCTTGCGCTCAAAATATACCACATGAAGGAGCAAGCTGAACGCACCGACGCATCGGCAGAACACATTCAGAAGTGCCAGAACAAGCTGAACGTGCTGCTCGAACAGCAGGTAGATCTTGGAACGGCTATCGACCAATTGCTCGACGACATTCAGGCAGGACGCAAGTACATGAAGGTTTATCGCCAGATGAAGATGTACAACGACCCAGCTACAAACCCTGTACTCTACAAAAAGTAA
- a CDS encoding acyl carrier protein → MSEIESKVKAIIVDKLGVDEAEVKPEASFTNDLGADSLDTVELIMEFEKEFGISIPDDKAEKIATVGDAIAYIQENAK, encoded by the coding sequence ATGTCAGAAATTGAATCAAAGGTAAAAGCAATTATCGTAGATAAGCTCGGTGTAGACGAGGCAGAAGTAAAGCCAGAAGCAAGTTTCACAAACGACCTTGGTGCTGATTCTTTGGATACAGTAGAACTTATCATGGAGTTTGAGAAGGAATTTGGTATCTCTATTCCAGACGATAAGGCAGAAAAGATCGCTACTGTAGGCGATGCTATTGCTTATATCCAAGAGAACGCAAAGTAA
- the fabF gene encoding beta-ketoacyl-ACP synthase II, with protein MELKRVVVTGLGAVTPLGNNPEETWKAMLEGKSGAAPITYFDTTNFKAKFACEVKNLNVNDYIDRKEARKLDRYTQLALISAIQGVEDCGIDLEKADKNRIGVVYGVGIGGIKTFEEEIGYYALHKEDGPKFNPFFIPKMIADIASGHISIRFGFHGPNFTTTSACASSTNAIATAFNLIRLGKADMIVSGGAEAAITEAGVGGFTAMHALSTRNDDPERASRPFSASRDGFVMGEGAGCLILEELEHAKARGAKIYAELVGEGESADAHHITASHPEGLGANLVMQAALDDAGLKPEDIDYINVHGTSTPVGDVSEVKAIVQLFGDSAYKLNISSTKSMTGHLLGAAGAVEAMACVLSVQNDIIPPTINHEEDDKDEEIDYNLNFTFNKAQKREVRAALSNTFGFGGHNACVIFKKYAE; from the coding sequence ATGGAATTAAAAAGAGTAGTAGTAACAGGACTTGGTGCAGTTACTCCATTGGGAAATAATCCTGAAGAAACTTGGAAAGCAATGCTTGAAGGTAAGAGTGGTGCAGCTCCTATTACTTATTTCGATACAACTAATTTTAAAGCAAAGTTCGCTTGCGAGGTTAAAAACCTTAATGTGAACGATTATATCGACCGTAAAGAAGCGCGTAAGCTCGACCGTTACACACAGTTGGCACTCATCAGTGCCATTCAAGGTGTAGAAGATTGTGGCATCGACTTGGAGAAAGCCGACAAAAATCGCATCGGTGTGGTTTACGGAGTTGGTATTGGCGGTATTAAAACCTTTGAAGAAGAAATCGGTTATTACGCACTTCATAAGGAAGACGGCCCTAAATTCAATCCTTTCTTCATACCAAAGATGATTGCCGACATTGCTTCTGGACACATCAGCATTCGTTTTGGTTTCCACGGTCCTAACTTCACCACAACATCGGCTTGTGCATCGTCTACCAATGCTATTGCCACAGCGTTCAATTTAATTCGCTTGGGCAAGGCTGATATGATTGTCAGTGGTGGTGCTGAGGCCGCTATTACCGAGGCAGGAGTAGGCGGTTTCACTGCAATGCACGCACTTTCAACTCGCAATGATGACCCAGAACGCGCTTCACGTCCATTCTCAGCAAGCCGAGACGGCTTCGTTATGGGTGAAGGAGCAGGCTGCTTGATTCTCGAAGAGTTAGAACACGCAAAGGCTCGTGGTGCTAAGATATACGCAGAGTTGGTTGGTGAGGGCGAATCTGCCGATGCTCACCACATCACAGCGTCTCACCCAGAAGGCTTGGGTGCAAATTTGGTAATGCAAGCAGCACTCGACGATGCAGGTTTGAAGCCCGAAGACATCGACTACATCAATGTTCACGGTACATCAACTCCTGTTGGCGACGTTTCAGAAGTAAAGGCTATTGTTCAGCTTTTCGGCGATTCTGCCTACAAACTCAATATTTCGTCTACCAAGAGTATGACAGGACACTTGCTTGGAGCTGCTGGTGCAGTTGAAGCAATGGCTTGTGTGCTCTCTGTTCAAAACGATATTATCCCTCCAACAATCAACCACGAAGAGGACGATAAGGACGAAGAAATTGATTACAATTTGAATTTTACGTTCAATAAGGCTCAAAAACGCGAAGTACGTGCTGCACTTAGCAACACATTCGGCTTTGGTGGCCACAATGCTTGCGTGATTTTCAAGAAGTATGCTGAATAA
- the rnc gene encoding ribonuclease III, giving the protein MLNKIIDRIKLPFRKEKELYLSLYQIIGVLPHNLSYYKTALLHKSVARRNEKGKPVNNERLEFLGDAILDAIVGDIVYEHFPGKREGFLTNTRSKIVQRETLNKLANDLGITKLILSSGHSQSHNSYLGGNAFEALVGALYLDHGYTACMKFMKRQILGELINIDKVAYKEVNFKSKLIEWTQKHKINLEFKPLSFGKDKEGSPTFSFQVVLEGIACGEGNGYSKKESQQEAAKITLQRIRKEVNFADGIFEAKKNRLALEEPTDSDTVATTEVEELILPSSTVQSDTLSVVETQEQPSVIDVNEKENIIAEAEAKAFQ; this is encoded by the coding sequence ATGCTGAATAAAATAATAGATAGAATAAAGCTCCCTTTCCGCAAGGAAAAGGAGCTTTATTTGTCTTTATACCAAATAATAGGGGTGCTTCCTCACAATCTTTCCTACTATAAAACGGCACTCTTGCACAAGAGTGTGGCACGAAGGAACGAGAAAGGAAAGCCCGTTAACAACGAACGCTTAGAGTTTTTGGGCGATGCCATATTAGATGCCATCGTGGGCGATATTGTTTATGAGCATTTCCCTGGCAAACGCGAAGGCTTTCTTACCAATACTCGCTCGAAGATAGTGCAGCGCGAGACCCTCAATAAGTTGGCGAACGACTTGGGAATAACGAAGTTAATTCTGTCAAGCGGGCACTCGCAGTCGCACAATAGCTATCTTGGCGGCAATGCGTTCGAGGCTTTGGTAGGCGCGTTATACCTTGACCACGGCTACACAGCCTGCATGAAGTTTATGAAACGGCAAATCTTAGGCGAGCTTATCAATATTGATAAGGTGGCTTATAAGGAAGTAAACTTCAAGTCGAAACTCATAGAATGGACACAGAAACACAAGATAAATCTTGAGTTTAAGCCGCTTTCTTTCGGTAAAGACAAAGAAGGCAGCCCCACTTTCAGCTTCCAAGTTGTATTGGAAGGCATTGCCTGTGGCGAAGGAAATGGCTATTCAAAGAAGGAAAGTCAGCAAGAAGCAGCCAAAATAACCCTCCAACGTATTCGCAAAGAGGTGAATTTTGCTGATGGAATATTTGAAGCCAAGAAGAACCGCCTTGCTTTGGAAGAACCAACAGACTCCGACACCGTTGCAACAACGGAAGTGGAAGAACTCATATTGCCGTCGAGTACAGTGCAAAGCGATACCCTTTCCGTTGTAGAAACGCAAGAACAACCTTCCGTTATTGATGTAAACGAGAAAGAAAACATCATCGCCGAAGCCGAAGCAAAGGCGTTTCAGTAG